A genomic segment from Leptolyngbya boryana PCC 6306 encodes:
- a CDS encoding glycoside hydrolase family 9 protein, giving the protein MKLQSLIPLGLGLALTGCNVSGVDAGNRPQIKVNQAYLVKPDLLAIRIETGKIIHAQQTPYKPQAGDRIEQPRPVDEDWVIRNGKAIGSLVGKQRNILYPFDQFVPSPFDSQWADRMTSYRITSQEDSTYSANLNPTAVYRKSKPTDMARVGQWKFEFPMLHTMYLKLPSALKAGKTYQINFPGSSVETVSFKFEPNRTRSEAVHVSHVGFTPKETAKVAFLSTWLGNGGRLEYGAGLPFAVIDEQTNRKAFTGKTQLSRTSQENEDPRSRNYTNTNVYMMDFTALQTPGKYRVCVEAIGCSGSFEIRPDVWKNAFSTSARGLYHQRSGIALTAPYTQWTRPRAFHPQDGTVVYQSKTPISQVDQGIGTAEYPKALAAGETKQTVPDAWGGYFDAGDWDRRIQHVEVSRHMLELAELFPNYFDRVSLNIPESKDRLPDVVNEALWTIDFFRRLQTPDGGIRGGIQSQRDPRLGEGSWQESYKIYAYAPDAWSSYLYAGVAARAAHWLKSRDAQLAKTYQESALRAMAYAERVSSGTSMPKPVRDSRNLAALELYQLTGSGSWHQIFLQTTVFKDPAQDVIVWDEHDQRDAAFLYARMPRELVDATVQKNANNALVRDADTALAVGEQTAFKWSKEMPMHPIGWGNGLGAPKAVSLVRAHYLSQNPKYLRSSVLATQFSLGANPDNMSYTTGVGYRTPRNPLLIDQRVRGIEPPPGITVYGPYDPVFYSKTWTIDLFKDVLFPAPMDWPATESYFDIFLFPMATEFTVMQSISPTAYLWGYLAAHTARND; this is encoded by the coding sequence ATGAAGCTTCAATCCTTGATTCCACTAGGGTTAGGTCTAGCGTTGACCGGCTGTAATGTTTCGGGTGTCGATGCAGGCAACCGCCCTCAGATTAAAGTGAATCAGGCTTACTTAGTCAAGCCTGACCTTTTGGCAATTCGGATTGAAACCGGAAAGATCATTCACGCTCAACAGACTCCCTACAAACCCCAAGCGGGCGATCGCATTGAGCAACCTCGTCCGGTGGACGAAGATTGGGTGATTCGCAACGGTAAAGCGATCGGGTCTTTAGTGGGCAAACAGCGCAACATCTTATATCCATTTGATCAATTTGTCCCGTCTCCGTTTGATTCCCAATGGGCGGATCGCATGACCAGCTACCGGATTACTTCCCAAGAAGACTCCACCTATTCGGCAAATCTTAATCCAACCGCGGTCTATCGCAAATCTAAACCAACCGACATGGCACGCGTCGGTCAATGGAAATTTGAATTTCCGATGCTGCATACGATGTATCTGAAACTTCCGAGCGCGCTGAAAGCTGGAAAGACTTATCAGATCAACTTTCCAGGCAGCAGTGTTGAAACTGTCTCGTTTAAATTTGAGCCAAATCGGACGCGAAGTGAAGCGGTGCATGTTTCACACGTCGGATTCACTCCGAAAGAAACCGCCAAGGTGGCGTTTCTCTCAACTTGGCTCGGAAATGGGGGACGGCTGGAATATGGTGCAGGTCTGCCCTTTGCTGTGATTGATGAGCAGACGAATCGCAAAGCCTTTACCGGGAAGACTCAACTCTCGCGCACGAGTCAGGAAAATGAAGATCCGCGATCGCGCAATTACACGAATACCAACGTGTACATGATGGATTTCACCGCTCTGCAAACTCCTGGGAAATATCGAGTTTGCGTCGAAGCGATCGGGTGTTCTGGTTCTTTTGAGATTCGACCCGATGTTTGGAAAAACGCCTTCTCCACCTCAGCCCGTGGACTTTATCATCAACGCAGCGGCATTGCCTTAACAGCACCCTATACCCAATGGACGCGCCCGCGGGCGTTCCATCCGCAAGACGGCACGGTTGTGTATCAATCCAAAACGCCAATTTCTCAAGTTGATCAAGGCATCGGCACCGCAGAATATCCCAAAGCACTCGCGGCAGGTGAAACGAAGCAAACTGTCCCGGATGCTTGGGGCGGCTATTTTGATGCGGGCGATTGGGATCGCCGGATTCAACATGTCGAAGTCTCGCGGCACATGCTTGAATTGGCAGAACTCTTTCCGAACTACTTCGATCGCGTCTCGCTCAACATCCCAGAATCCAAAGACCGCTTACCCGATGTGGTCAATGAAGCCCTTTGGACGATCGACTTCTTCCGCCGCCTCCAAACGCCTGACGGTGGAATTCGCGGCGGCATCCAATCCCAGCGCGATCCGCGTTTAGGGGAAGGAAGCTGGCAAGAGTCTTACAAAATTTATGCCTATGCTCCGGATGCCTGGTCAAGCTACCTCTATGCAGGCGTTGCCGCGCGAGCCGCGCACTGGCTCAAGTCTAGAGATGCCCAACTCGCAAAAACTTATCAAGAGAGTGCCCTGCGAGCGATGGCATATGCAGAACGGGTTTCAAGTGGAACTTCAATGCCGAAACCCGTTCGTGACAGTCGTAACTTAGCCGCGCTAGAACTTTATCAACTAACAGGCAGTGGCTCCTGGCATCAGATCTTTCTACAAACGACCGTCTTCAAAGATCCCGCCCAGGATGTGATCGTCTGGGATGAACATGATCAGCGCGATGCGGCGTTCTTGTATGCGCGAATGCCGAGAGAATTAGTCGATGCAACCGTTCAGAAAAATGCGAATAATGCCCTAGTGCGGGATGCGGATACTGCATTAGCCGTGGGCGAGCAAACTGCTTTCAAATGGTCAAAAGAAATGCCGATGCATCCGATCGGGTGGGGAAATGGTCTTGGTGCGCCGAAAGCAGTGTCTTTGGTTCGCGCTCATTACTTAAGTCAAAATCCGAAATATCTACGATCGAGCGTGCTCGCAACTCAGTTTTCACTGGGCGCAAATCCCGATAACATGTCCTACACGACAGGAGTCGGATACCGCACTCCGCGCAATCCGTTGCTCATTGACCAGCGCGTGCGGGGCATTGAACCGCCGCCTGGCATTACCGTATACGGTCCGTATGACCCAGTGTTTTATAGTAAGACCTGGACGATCGACCTATTCAAAGATGTTCTGTTCCCTGCCCCGATGGACTGGCCCGCCACTGAATCGTATTTTGATATTTTTCTGTTTCCGATGGCGACAGAATTTACGGTGATGCAGTCCATTTCTCCGACCGCTTATCTCTGGGGCTATTTAGCTGCCCATACTGCTAGGAACGACTAG
- a CDS encoding glycosyltransferase, with amino-acid sequence MDTSLLLVVPVPFRVVDGRYGLDEQTCDGLIRWVEHFGRVVMAAPVLPEAEAQELSKTETWRAIEDLPCADQIELVPLPFAYKPIIYVRQYRKIRNLLREKIQECQLLCFAPAVWIGDWATVACQEAVRLNRSYAVWADRVEYEVTRRLLKEETLKIRVKETLTLPLTQKYVQQAIRQAEIGLFQGQDCFTAYSPLNPNSYCVYDIHTQKSDQISAAQLAEKLDRLKRNQPLKICYVGRAVEMKGAFDWVTIIHQLHQRGLQLEATWLGDGHLLDQMKQMAIELGIADLITFGGFVSDRAQMLETMHQNDVFMFCHKTPESPRCLVEALVSGLPIVGYDSPYPRGLVAQYGGGIFTPLNNPTALADQIVALDRDREKLCELVQQAAKSGTLYDEATVFEHRSNLIKQYVVPGSLATKREVATVG; translated from the coding sequence ATGGATACTAGTTTGTTACTCGTCGTTCCCGTTCCGTTCCGAGTCGTGGACGGACGCTATGGGTTGGATGAGCAAACTTGTGACGGCTTGATTCGGTGGGTTGAGCATTTTGGTCGTGTTGTGATGGCAGCGCCAGTTTTGCCAGAGGCAGAAGCACAGGAACTTTCTAAAACCGAAACTTGGAGAGCGATCGAGGATTTGCCTTGTGCCGACCAGATTGAATTAGTGCCTTTACCATTTGCCTATAAACCAATTATTTACGTGCGTCAGTATCGGAAGATCCGTAATCTCCTGCGAGAAAAGATTCAAGAATGCCAACTGCTCTGCTTTGCGCCTGCGGTTTGGATTGGAGATTGGGCAACGGTCGCCTGCCAGGAGGCAGTTCGGCTCAATCGGTCTTATGCCGTGTGGGCAGATCGGGTCGAGTATGAAGTGACCCGACGACTGCTGAAAGAAGAAACGCTGAAGATCAGAGTCAAGGAAACGCTAACCTTGCCGTTGACGCAGAAATATGTGCAGCAGGCAATTCGACAGGCGGAGATTGGATTGTTTCAAGGACAAGACTGTTTTACCGCTTATTCTCCTTTAAATCCGAATTCCTATTGCGTCTATGACATTCACACGCAGAAATCCGATCAGATTAGCGCAGCGCAATTAGCAGAAAAGCTCGATCGACTCAAGCGCAATCAACCGCTAAAAATTTGCTATGTCGGTCGTGCGGTCGAGATGAAAGGGGCATTTGATTGGGTGACGATCATTCACCAGTTGCATCAGCGGGGGCTGCAGCTTGAAGCAACTTGGCTTGGTGATGGGCATTTGCTCGATCAGATGAAGCAGATGGCGATCGAGTTAGGCATCGCCGATCTGATCACGTTTGGTGGATTTGTCAGCGATCGCGCTCAGATGTTAGAAACCATGCATCAGAATGATGTGTTTATGTTCTGCCACAAAACGCCGGAATCGCCGCGCTGTCTGGTAGAAGCGTTAGTTTCTGGCTTGCCGATTGTTGGGTATGACAGTCCTTATCCACGCGGCTTGGTCGCTCAATACGGCGGCGGGATTTTCACCCCATTGAATAATCCAACCGCCTTAGCTGATCAGATTGTGGCATTGGATCGCGATCGCGAAAAGCTCTGTGAACTTGTTCAGCAAGCGGCAAAATCTGGAACCCTTTACGATGAGGCAACGGTCTTTGAGCATCGCAGTAATTTGATCAAGCAGTATGTGGTTCCGGGCAGTTTAGCAACGAAGCGAGAGGTTGCAACTGTGGGTTGA
- a CDS encoding class I SAM-dependent methyltransferase yields MKEDFLSREQEFHDQWASTIDVDGIRVSDYFEACTAPENRFILRKLGDVRGKLLLDLGCGAGENSVYFAKLGARCVAADYSPGMVDVALQLAEKNGVKIEGRVVNAMAIDFPDNTFDIVYASNLLHHIPDPKITLREMHRILKPGGKACFWDPLRHNPVINVYRRMATEVRTEDETPLDIGIVNFIRSLYAKTDFDTFWIATLWIFLQFYLIERVNPNQERYWKKIILEQARLEKTYLRLEKLDKILKKLPLMKRMAWNLAVVATK; encoded by the coding sequence ATGAAGGAAGATTTCTTAAGTCGAGAACAGGAATTTCACGATCAGTGGGCAAGTACGATCGATGTCGATGGCATTCGAGTTTCGGACTATTTCGAGGCATGTACGGCTCCTGAAAATCGCTTTATTCTCAGAAAGCTTGGGGATGTACGCGGGAAGTTGCTGCTCGATCTTGGCTGTGGCGCAGGTGAGAATAGCGTGTATTTTGCCAAACTGGGAGCGCGGTGTGTTGCCGCAGATTATTCGCCGGGAATGGTGGATGTGGCGCTGCAATTGGCTGAGAAAAATGGCGTGAAAATTGAAGGGCGCGTCGTGAATGCAATGGCGATCGATTTTCCTGACAATACCTTCGATATTGTTTATGCCTCGAATCTCTTACATCACATTCCCGATCCGAAAATTACCCTGCGAGAAATGCATCGAATTCTCAAACCTGGCGGCAAGGCTTGTTTTTGGGATCCGCTGCGGCATAATCCGGTGATTAATGTCTATCGTCGCATGGCAACAGAAGTGCGGACAGAGGACGAAACACCTTTAGATATTGGCATTGTCAACTTTATTCGATCGCTTTATGCCAAAACCGATTTCGACACCTTTTGGATTGCAACGCTCTGGATTTTCTTGCAGTTTTATCTGATCGAACGCGTGAATCCCAATCAAGAACGGTATTGGAAGAAAATTATTCTCGAACAAGCTCGATTAGAGAAAACCTACTTGCGATTGGAAAAATTAGACAAGATTCTGAAAAAATTGCCGTTGATGAAGCGGATGGCTTGGAATTTAGCAGTGGTGGCAACGAAGTAA
- a CDS encoding carbohydrate ABC transporter permease, translating to MRIGRSILTYGLLSAIAVLMLIPLVWLISTAFKSPTEDIFQFPPRFIPVKPTLENFVTVWNSNPFGRYLFNSTLVSVLTVGLNLLFCSLAAYPLARLNFAGREVIFSAIVATILIPFQIVMIPLYVLAVNLELRNTYLGIIFPAIASAFGIFLLRQAFQGVPKELEEAARMDGCSELGIWWHVMIPSIRPALVTLAIFVFIGSWSDFLWPLLILDRPEFFTLPLGVSNLAGTFTLDWRLIAAGSVISILPILIFFLVMQRYIVPTEAGSGVKG from the coding sequence ATGCGGATTGGTCGATCGATATTAACCTACGGATTATTAAGCGCGATCGCAGTTCTGATGCTGATTCCGCTCGTTTGGCTCATCAGCACAGCGTTCAAGTCTCCGACTGAAGATATTTTTCAATTTCCGCCGCGCTTTATTCCGGTCAAACCGACGCTTGAGAATTTCGTTACCGTTTGGAATAGTAATCCATTCGGACGATATCTGTTCAATAGCACGTTGGTTTCTGTGTTGACGGTTGGATTGAATTTACTATTCTGCTCATTGGCAGCTTATCCATTAGCACGATTGAATTTTGCTGGACGAGAAGTGATTTTCAGCGCGATCGTCGCAACGATTCTGATTCCATTTCAGATTGTGATGATTCCGCTGTATGTTTTAGCCGTCAATTTAGAGCTGAGAAATACTTATCTCGGCATTATTTTTCCGGCGATCGCGTCTGCATTCGGAATTTTTCTATTACGTCAGGCTTTTCAAGGTGTGCCTAAAGAACTCGAAGAAGCCGCGCGCATGGATGGCTGCTCAGAATTAGGAATTTGGTGGCATGTGATGATTCCCTCGATTCGTCCGGCTTTAGTCACGTTGGCGATTTTTGTCTTTATCGGATCGTGGAGTGATTTCTTGTGGCCGCTGTTGATCCTCGATCGACCTGAATTTTTCACGCTGCCACTGGGAGTCTCAAATCTTGCGGGAACGTTCACACTCGACTGGCGCTTAATTGCCGCAGGATCCGTCATCTCGATTTTGCCGATTCTGATTTTCTTCTTGGTGATGCAGCGCTATATCGTTCCGACGGAAGCCGGAAGCGGGGTGAAAGGATAG
- a CDS encoding MarR family winged helix-turn-helix transcriptional regulator, with the protein MNVELDSKTAAKQPFYPTVRELATTYQTFCAYDEAHIRETGLTPPQFDVICTLGNTSGMFMNQLAEKTLVTKGTLTGIVDRLEQKGLVRREVPPENRRCFLIVLTPEGEQLFEQIFPQHTLYLKERFDRLSPSELKEIQTALSRLKSIFQ; encoded by the coding sequence GTGAACGTTGAGCTTGATTCTAAAACCGCTGCAAAACAGCCCTTCTACCCTACTGTGCGCGAACTCGCAACCACTTACCAGACCTTCTGTGCCTACGACGAAGCCCATATCCGAGAAACAGGACTGACCCCACCTCAGTTCGATGTGATTTGCACGCTCGGCAATACATCCGGCATGTTCATGAATCAGTTAGCTGAGAAAACTTTAGTCACAAAAGGCACCTTAACCGGAATCGTCGATCGCTTAGAACAAAAAGGACTGGTTCGGCGAGAAGTTCCACCGGAAAATCGGCGCTGTTTTTTGATTGTGCTAACTCCAGAAGGCGAGCAATTATTTGAGCAGATTTTTCCGCAACATACGCTTTATCTAAAAGAACGATTCGATCGCTTAAGTCCTAGCGAATTGAAAGAGATCCAAACTGCTCTCAGTCGTCTGAAGTCAATTTTTCAGTAA
- a CDS encoding chromophore lyase CpcT/CpeT codes for MLSDRIYRSEIDRERNQEINVLSTLAEYLAGEFDNRAQAIESPIWFVHLRLWQRPVKLFTEDSVTIFAEQANVLKLDQPYRQRLLRLQETAGAITVQYYQFKDPSLVRGAGQHPELLEGLSESEIERLPGCVLQVSESAGRFVAAAPPDTCCKFSLQGTVIQVSLGFEAMRDRFLSYDKGINPETQQAIWGALMGAYEFEKLRSYE; via the coding sequence GTGCTAAGCGATCGTATTTATCGTAGCGAAATCGATCGAGAGAGAAACCAGGAAATTAACGTGCTTTCAACGCTGGCAGAGTACCTTGCAGGAGAATTTGACAATCGTGCTCAGGCGATTGAAAGTCCAATCTGGTTTGTGCATTTGCGACTATGGCAGCGTCCGGTCAAGCTTTTTACCGAAGATAGCGTCACGATTTTTGCAGAACAAGCGAACGTTTTGAAATTGGATCAGCCTTATCGACAGCGATTGTTGAGACTGCAAGAAACCGCAGGTGCAATCACGGTTCAGTATTATCAATTTAAAGATCCAAGTTTAGTGCGAGGAGCCGGACAACACCCGGAACTTCTCGAAGGCTTGAGCGAATCGGAGATCGAACGACTTCCCGGGTGCGTTTTGCAGGTGAGTGAATCAGCGGGACGTTTTGTTGCGGCGGCACCGCCTGACACTTGCTGCAAGTTTTCGCTACAGGGCACTGTGATTCAAGTTTCCTTGGGATTTGAAGCGATGCGCGATCGCTTTTTGAGCTACGACAAAGGCATTAATCCCGAAACGCAACAGGCGATTTGGGGGGCATTAATGGGCGCATATGAGTTTGAAAAACTGCGATCGTATGAATGA
- a CDS encoding M48 family metallopeptidase: MPNYPGISSEAFRHPLDRQAEDALRRVPGFDLVARKFVEFIYERPRYIYLMGNSIQVGARQFSSVYQIFRECLQSLDISPEPALFVSQSPVVNAYALGQERPCVVLNSELLDLLSETELRSVIAHELGHLKCGHTTLMQMATWAYFAIAGLSELTFGLSSLISTGLLMAFYEWLRKAELSADRASLLVMDDLNLTLTGMMRLAGGSKKYAHEMNLDELIKQSDRYQALDEDQLNQFYKFSLYNDLSSGVFQSHPFTIERIRFLQEWATSSEFQNIRQGNYVRVGAEGSVETEPRTEEADRLKREIEELQREIDRLKRPD; the protein is encoded by the coding sequence ATGCCAAACTATCCCGGAATTTCGAGTGAAGCCTTTCGTCATCCGCTCGATCGCCAAGCTGAAGATGCCTTGAGACGTGTCCCCGGTTTCGATCTCGTCGCTCGTAAATTTGTTGAATTTATCTATGAACGTCCTCGCTACATCTATTTGATGGGAAATTCGATTCAAGTCGGAGCGAGACAATTCTCTTCGGTCTACCAAATCTTTCGCGAATGCCTGCAAAGTTTAGACATTTCACCAGAACCCGCTTTGTTCGTCTCGCAATCGCCCGTCGTCAACGCCTATGCCTTGGGACAAGAACGCCCTTGTGTCGTGTTGAATTCTGAATTGCTGGATTTATTGAGTGAGACAGAATTGCGATCGGTGATCGCTCACGAATTAGGGCACTTAAAATGCGGACACACCACCCTGATGCAAATGGCAACCTGGGCATATTTTGCGATCGCGGGTCTGTCTGAATTGACCTTTGGACTGAGCAGTCTGATTAGCACAGGCTTACTGATGGCATTTTATGAATGGTTGAGAAAAGCAGAACTTTCTGCCGATCGTGCGTCTCTTCTCGTCATGGACGATTTGAACCTGACTCTCACAGGCATGATGCGTCTAGCAGGCGGCTCTAAAAAATATGCGCACGAAATGAACCTCGATGAATTGATCAAACAGAGCGATCGCTATCAAGCCTTAGACGAGGATCAACTGAACCAATTCTATAAATTTTCGCTCTATAACGATTTATCAAGCGGCGTATTTCAATCACATCCATTCACGATCGAGCGGATTCGCTTTTTGCAAGAGTGGGCAACTTCTTCCGAATTCCAAAATATCCGTCAAGGCAATTATGTGCGAGTGGGCGCAGAAGGTTCAGTCGAAACAGAACCCCGAACCGAAGAAGCCGACCGTCTGAAACGCGAAATCGAAGAATTACAAAGAGAAATCGATCGCTTGAAGCGACCAGACTAA
- a CDS encoding glucose-6-phosphate isomerase, with protein sequence MTASALWQRYQDWLYYHEGLDFYLDISRMRFDDRFVETMLPKFEHAFAQMKDLEAGAIANPDENRMVGHYWLRNSDLAPNADLKKDIVETIQQIESFTHDVHSGAIHPPSATKFTDVLSIGIGGSALGPQFVAEALSADAPAMAIHFIDNTDPAGIDRVLAKLGDRLSTTLVVVISKSGGTPEPRNGMLEVQNAFQEKGLDFSKQAIAITGTGSNLDQLAKSEGWITTFPMHDWVGGRTSELSAVGLVPAALQGINIHEMLEGAKEMDIATRIPDLKSNPAALLALCWYFSGDGKGKKDMVVLPYKDSLLLFSRYLQQLVMESLGKEKDLDGNVVHQGIAVYGNKGTTDQHAYVQQLREGVPNFFLTFIEVLKDRSSASIEVEPGVTSGDYLSGLLQGTRKALYENERDSITLTIPEVTPRMVGALIALYDRAVGLYGFLVNINSYHQPGVEAGKKAAAVVLDVQSKVMEALKKENTPIPLATLALNAGVPDDVESVYKIVRHLAANNRGITLHGDPAKPGSLTVSAT encoded by the coding sequence ATGACTGCTTCTGCACTTTGGCAACGCTATCAAGACTGGCTGTATTATCACGAGGGGTTAGACTTCTATCTCGATATCAGCCGAATGCGGTTTGACGATCGCTTTGTAGAAACGATGCTGCCAAAATTCGAGCACGCTTTTGCTCAGATGAAAGACCTCGAAGCAGGCGCGATCGCGAATCCAGACGAAAATCGTATGGTCGGACATTACTGGCTGAGAAATTCCGACCTTGCCCCGAATGCGGATCTGAAAAAAGATATCGTCGAAACGATTCAGCAAATCGAATCGTTCACGCACGATGTTCATTCTGGTGCAATCCATCCCCCGAGTGCCACCAAATTTACCGATGTCTTATCGATCGGGATTGGGGGATCAGCGCTCGGTCCTCAATTTGTAGCCGAAGCCTTGAGTGCGGATGCGCCTGCAATGGCAATCCATTTTATCGATAACACTGATCCCGCCGGAATCGATCGCGTCTTAGCCAAATTGGGCGATCGCTTAAGCACGACTCTGGTCGTTGTGATTTCTAAATCCGGTGGCACTCCAGAGCCTCGGAACGGCATGCTAGAAGTTCAGAACGCCTTCCAAGAAAAAGGGTTGGATTTTAGCAAGCAAGCGATCGCAATCACCGGAACAGGCAGCAATCTCGACCAATTAGCAAAATCCGAAGGCTGGATCACTACCTTCCCGATGCACGATTGGGTGGGCGGTCGAACATCAGAACTCTCAGCCGTTGGACTGGTTCCCGCAGCCCTGCAAGGCATCAACATTCACGAAATGCTAGAAGGCGCGAAAGAAATGGATATCGCCACGCGCATTCCTGATCTCAAATCCAATCCAGCGGCACTGCTCGCGCTTTGCTGGTACTTTTCCGGCGATGGCAAAGGCAAAAAAGATATGGTGGTCTTGCCGTACAAAGACAGCTTGCTCTTGTTCAGCCGCTATCTTCAGCAGCTAGTCATGGAATCCTTGGGCAAAGAAAAGGATCTCGATGGCAATGTGGTGCATCAAGGCATCGCAGTCTATGGCAACAAAGGCACAACCGATCAGCACGCTTATGTTCAACAACTGCGGGAGGGTGTGCCGAATTTCTTTCTCACCTTTATTGAAGTTTTGAAAGATCGATCGAGTGCTTCGATCGAAGTTGAACCTGGTGTTACTTCGGGCGATTATCTTTCTGGATTGCTCCAAGGAACTCGTAAAGCTTTGTATGAAAATGAACGGGATTCCATCACTTTAACGATTCCAGAAGTGACCCCGCGAATGGTTGGAGCTTTGATTGCGTTATACGATCGGGCTGTGGGTCTATACGGATTTTTAGTCAATATCAATTCATACCATCAACCAGGTGTAGAAGCAGGTAAGAAAGCTGCTGCGGTTGTTTTGGATGTTCAAAGCAAGGTGATGGAAGCCCTCAAAAAAGAGAACACACCAATTCCACTTGCAACTTTGGCACTCAATGCAGGTGTGCCAGATGATGTTGAATCCGTTTACAAAATTGTGCGACATTTAGCGGCGAACAATCGTGGCATCACTCTTCATGGTGATCCTGCGAAACCGGGAAGCCTAACGGTCAGCGCTACCTAA
- the csaB gene encoding polysaccharide pyruvyl transferase CsaB, which produces MRVVLCGYYGMGNAGDEALLASLLQLLPKQVEPIVLSGDPAQTRDRYGVESCHRKSFPEVFSALRRSQAFIWGGGSLMQDSTSAMNPIYYGGLMRLAQFMGLKTIAWAQGIGPLQRSWVKGFTKSTFQRCTKVSVRDQASAALLNQWQIPFTLAPDPVWAMESTPVEGLWNLPAPRVAVNLRSHKHLTPERIAVFTRALIDFQKATQTCLLLLPFQASQDFALAQSLHEALPEVSHILQIKHPQELKGVFRGVEMTIAMRLHALIMAASEGCRCFGLSYDPKVTQLMSDLEMAGCAIAGLPTDPNELSHLWLELYANGDSLSENQIHSLVDRAFFHQTILEEVLGSADR; this is translated from the coding sequence ATGCGTGTTGTTTTATGCGGCTACTATGGCATGGGAAATGCTGGGGATGAAGCCTTGCTCGCTTCGCTTCTGCAACTTCTCCCGAAACAGGTTGAGCCGATCGTGCTTTCCGGCGATCCGGCTCAGACGCGCGATCGCTACGGTGTCGAAAGCTGTCATCGCAAATCTTTTCCAGAAGTATTCAGCGCATTACGACGATCGCAAGCCTTTATCTGGGGCGGCGGCAGTTTGATGCAGGATTCCACCAGTGCAATGAATCCCATCTATTACGGTGGTTTGATGCGCTTAGCGCAGTTCATGGGGTTGAAAACGATCGCTTGGGCACAGGGAATTGGGCCGCTTCAGCGATCGTGGGTCAAAGGTTTTACAAAATCGACGTTTCAACGTTGCACAAAAGTCAGCGTTCGAGATCAGGCTTCGGCTGCTTTATTGAATCAGTGGCAAATTCCTTTCACTCTTGCGCCTGATCCCGTTTGGGCAATGGAATCGACTCCAGTTGAGGGCTTATGGAATTTACCTGCGCCGCGAGTAGCAGTGAATTTGCGATCGCACAAACATCTCACGCCAGAGCGAATTGCAGTTTTCACCCGTGCATTGATTGATTTTCAAAAAGCGACGCAGACGTGTCTATTACTTCTGCCGTTTCAAGCGAGCCAAGATTTTGCCCTCGCTCAATCGCTGCATGAAGCACTTCCCGAAGTTAGTCATATTTTGCAGATCAAACACCCGCAAGAATTAAAAGGCGTGTTTCGAGGCGTGGAAATGACGATCGCGATGCGACTACATGCCTTGATCATGGCAGCGTCAGAAGGCTGTCGCTGTTTTGGACTAAGCTACGACCCGAAAGTGACTCAACTCATGAGCGATCTAGAGATGGCAGGATGTGCGATCGCAGGTTTGCCAACAGATCCAAATGAGTTGAGTCACCTATGGCTCGAGCTTTATGCCAATGGCGACTCACTCTCAGAGAATCAAATTCATTCCTTAGTCGATCGAGCTTTCTTTCATCAAACTATTCTTGAAGAAGTGTTAGGTAGCGCTGACCGTTAG
- a CDS encoding Uma2 family endonuclease — protein sequence MMMQYSKSSARWGIDLPELRCTFGDRSIVPDIAVFTWNRIPLDEEGDIANTFNAAPDWTIEILSPDQNQSKVTANSLHCLKFGCQMGWLIDPKLKSVFAYPSGQQPDFLQEPEHLLPVPAFMSNLQLTVGDLFSWLKLAIS from the coding sequence ATGATGATGCAATATTCCAAATCATCAGCACGTTGGGGAATTGACCTTCCAGAACTGCGCTGCACCTTTGGAGACCGCTCAATCGTGCCTGATATTGCAGTCTTTACTTGGAATCGAATTCCTTTAGATGAGGAGGGAGATATTGCGAACACGTTCAATGCTGCTCCTGATTGGACAATTGAGATTCTTTCTCCCGACCAAAATCAATCGAAGGTCACAGCAAATAGTTTGCACTGTCTGAAGTTTGGCTGCCAAATGGGCTGGCTCATTGATCCCAAATTGAAATCAGTTTTTGCCTATCCATCCGGTCAACAACCCGACTTTCTTCAGGAACCAGAACATTTGCTACCCGTTCCTGCTTTTATGTCAAACTTGCAGCTAACTGTCGGCGATTTGTTTAGCTGGCTGAAACTCGCAATTTCTTAA